In Actinomadura luteofluorescens, the sequence ATCATCCACAGCACCTGGCCGATGCCCTGGTCCGTGGCGTCGACGGTGAGGACGGTGAACGTCCGGCCGTCGCGCTGGAGCAGGGCGGCGTACTGGCCGTTCACGGTGGCCCACTCCACGTCGACCCCGTCCCAGAAGTGGTTCGCGAACGCCCGGACGTACTTGGCGACACGGACCGCGCCCACCACCGGGAAACGGGACGCGCGGACGGCGCCGCCGCCGTCGGAGTAGCTGACCGCGTCCGCGGCGAGGATCTCCTCCAGGGCGGCCAGGTCGCCGGCGCGGGCGGCGGCGACGAAGGCGGTCAGCAGCCTGCGCTGCTCGGCGCCGGTCACCGGCGCCCGCCGCTCGGACCGCAGGTGCTTGCGGGCCCTGCTGACCAGCTGCCGGACCGCCGGCTCCCCCGCCTGGAGGATCTCGGCGATCTGCGGATAGGGGTAGTCGAACGCCTCGCGCAGCACATAGGCGGCGCGTTCGGTGGGCGACAGCCGTTCCAGGAGCATCAGGACCGCGAGGTTGAGCGCCTCGCCGCGTTCGGCGCCCAGGTACGGATCGGCGCCGGTGTCGACGGGTTCGGGCAGCCAGGGACCGACGTAGCTCTCCCGGCGGACCCGGGCGGACTGCAGGACGTTGATCGCCAGCCGCGTGATGGTCGTCGCCAGGAAGGCGGCGGGATCGGCCACGGCGGCGCGGTCGTAGGTCTGCCAGCGCAGCCAGACGTCCTGCACCAGGTCCTCGGCCTCGGTGGCGCTGCCCAGCATCCGGTAGGCGATCCCGAACAGCCGCGGCCGCACCTCGGCGAAGACCGCGGTGGCGTGGTCGAGTTCGCCCGCCGCCGGGTCGCCGCCCGGTCCGCCGTCCGCCGCCATGATCGCCCCCGTTCGGATCGCCGGCCGGTCCTGTCTCACCTGCCCCCGGACAGCTCAGACAAGACGGGCCGCTCTCCCGCGAGAGTAACCGCTACCGGTTCACCGTTCGATCAGATGGCCTCACCCTGCGCCGCCGCGGCCCCGCCGGCCGGCCCGGGCGCCTCCTCACGGAAGTCGATCTTCCGGTGGGTGCCGTCGCACAGCGGCTTGCCGGCCGACTGCCCGCACCGGCACAGCGTCACCCTGTTGCGGGTCTCCAATGGCCGCCCGTCCGCGCGGTGCACGGGCACGCCACCGGTCACCCACAGCGCGCTGGCCAGCCCGTCCTCCTCTTCGAGCACGGCGATGGCGGGCGGAAGGCCGGGCTCGATGGTCTCCCCGCCGCGCCGCAGTGCGTAGCTGTAGGAGCCGGAGGGGCAGTGCTCGATCCGCCCCATGATGTTGGAGCGCACGTCGCTGTCGCCGGTCTCGGCGAGCATCTCCGCGATCGGCCGCGTGCGCCCGATGCAGAACGCCGCGTGGATGCACAGCTCGCCGACCCGCTGCGCGGAGATGCCCACCCCGTCGTGCACGTGCTGCAGTTCCTCGTAGGGCCGGACGTCGGCGCTCTCGGTGCCGTCGAACCCGATCAGTGCGTGCGTCCCGTCGCAGAACGGCTTGGACCGGGAATGGCCGCAGCGGCACAGCGCGTAGACGGGCTCGGTCGGCAGGGCGTCGCCGGTCTGCCAGGTGAGCGCGCTGTTCTCGGCGGAGACGATCTTCCGTTTGCGCCGGAGCGGGATCCCGCCGCGCACGAGGTACGGGCCGTGGGGGAG encodes:
- a CDS encoding RNA polymerase sigma-70 factor, with protein sequence MAADGGPGGDPAAGELDHATAVFAEVRPRLFGIAYRMLGSATEAEDLVQDVWLRWQTYDRAAVADPAAFLATTITRLAINVLQSARVRRESYVGPWLPEPVDTGADPYLGAERGEALNLAVLMLLERLSPTERAAYVLREAFDYPYPQIAEILQAGEPAVRQLVSRARKHLRSERRAPVTGAEQRRLLTAFVAAARAGDLAALEEILAADAVSYSDGGGAVRASRFPVVGAVRVAKYVRAFANHFWDGVDVEWATVNGQYAALLQRDGRTFTVLTVDATDQGIGQVLWMMNPAKITAASTAA